A genome region from Rhinopithecus roxellana isolate Shanxi Qingling chromosome 10, ASM756505v1, whole genome shotgun sequence includes the following:
- the LOC104654849 gene encoding LOW QUALITY PROTEIN: olfactory receptor 10AD1 (The sequence of the model RefSeq protein was modified relative to this genomic sequence to represent the inferred CDS: inserted 5 bases in 3 codons; substituted 1 base at 1 genomic stop codon) — MLRNRSTVTEFILLGFQQSTTSTRALLLALFLALYSLTMAMNGLNIFITXTDPKLNSPMYFFLSHLSLLDVCFITTTIPQMLIYLVVRNHAVSFVSCMTQIYXVFCAGVDECILSAFMAYDRYVAICYPLSYVQIISQNVCVRLVGTAWFSGLINGIFLEYVSFREPFCRDNHIENFFCEAPMVIGLSCGDPQFSLRAIFADAIVELLSPMVLIVTSYVCILATILSRASSSGQGKTLSTCASHLTXVIFLYTSAVFSYMNPHSTHGPDKDKPFSLLYTIITPMCNPIIXKEMKEAMVRALGRTRLAPAQSV, encoded by the exons ATGCTAAGGAACCGCAGCACAGTGACAGAATTTATCCTCTTGGGCTTTCAGCAGAGCACCACTTCCACACGAGCATTGCTCTTGGCCCTCTTCTTGGCCCTCTACAGTCTCACCATGGCCATGAATGGCCTCAACATCTTTATCACCTGAACAGACCCCAAGCTCAACAGCCCCATGTACTTCTTCCTCAGCCACCTGTCTCTCCTGGATGTCTGcttcatcaccactaccatcccACAGATGTTGATTTACCTCGTGGTCAGGAACCATGCTGTCTCCTTTGTATCTTGCATGACCCAGATATA TGTCTTCTGTGCTGGTGTGGACGAGTGCATCCTCTCGGCTTTTATGGCCTATGACCGTTACGTTGCTATCTGCTACCCACTTAGCTATGTCCAGATCATAAGCCAGAATGTCTGTGTCAGGCTTGTAGGAACTGCTTGGTTCTCTGGACTGATCAATGGCATCTTTCTTGAGTATGTTTCATTCCGAGAGCCCTTCTGCAGAGACAACCACATAGAAAACTTCTTCTGTGAGGCCCCCATGGTGATCGGCCTCTCTTGTGGGGACCCTCAGTTTAGTCTGAGGGCAATCTTTGCCGATGCCATCGTGGAGCTGCTCAGCCCCATGGTGCTCATTGTCACTTCCTATGTGTGCATCCTTGCCACCATCCTCAGCAGAGCCTCCTCCTCAGGTCAGGGGAAGACTTTATCTACTTGTGCCTCTCACCTGAC GGTCATCTTTCTCTACACCTCAGCTGTGTTCTCTTACATGAACCCCCACAGCACACATGGGCCTGACAAAGACAAACCTTTCTCCCTCCTGTACACCATCATTACCCCCATGTGCAACCCCATCA ACAAGGAAATGAAGGAGGCCATGGTGAGGGCACTTGGGAGAACCAGGCTGGCCCCGGCACAGTCTGTCTAG